One window of Watersipora subatra chromosome 3, tzWatSuba1.1, whole genome shotgun sequence genomic DNA carries:
- the LOC137390355 gene encoding protein FAM200C-like produces the protein MILGDTAAQKIADLSLSDSTVKSRIDDMSADIKRETIEEEFLFCSPLTETTTAADVVNLVSDFFSKEHLDWGKLIGVCTDGAPAMLGCRAGFAQLVKEKNPLVVEGFHHCLAYLVDIFSSINEVNTKMQGRDRNVLNVTDSINALKDKLKLWVERLATGNVRVSFPVLHSLVDKKAPSASLLTDIKHHLNSLIAEFERYFPKLDPRTEQLMSLTLDPLRRNVHEIPEQLQEEFLELTNNSALKADFKELAIEHFWVQAQRLYPNISLAAFKMLIPFASTYFCESAFSAMLTIKSKSRNRLEVEADLRCALSTTTPNIKILVSSKQTQKSH, from the exons ATGATTCTCGGAGACACAGCCGCTCAAAAGATAGCTGATTTATCTCTCTCAGACAGCACCGTGAAATCGAGGATCGATGATATGTCTGCGGACATAAAGAG AGAGACAATTGAGGAAGAATTTCTGTTCTGCAGTCCTCTAACAGAGACCACCACAGCGGCTGATGTTGTGAACCTGGTTTCCGACTTCTTCAGCAAAGAACATCTGGACTGGGGCAAACTAATTGGAGTTTGCACTGATGGTGCTCCAGCCATGCTTGGCTGTCGTGCTGGATTTGCACAGTTGGTAAAAGAAAAGAATCCTTTAGTG GTGGAAGGCTTCCATCATTGTCTTGCTTACCTGGTTGACATATTTAGTTCAATCAATGAAGTGAACACAAAGATGCAAGGTAGAGACAGAAATGTGTTGAATGTAACTGATAGTATCAATGCATTGAAGGACAAGCTCAAACTCTGGGTAGAAAGACTGGCTACTGGAAATGTAAGAGTTTCATTTCCAGTTCTGCATTCATTAGTTGACAAGAAAGCTCCTTCTGCTTCTTTGCTAACCGACATAAAGCATCACTTGAACAGCttgatagcagagtttgagagatattttccaaagttaGATCCTAGGACAGAGCAATTGATGAGCCTGACCCTAGACCCTCTCAGGCGCAATGTCCACGAGATTCCGGAACAGCTTCAGGAGGAGTTTTTAGAGCTGACAAACAACTCTGCATTAAAAGCTGACTTCAAGGAGCTAGCAATAGAGCACTTTTGGGTTCAGGCCCAAAGATTGTATCCCAACATAAGCCTGGCCGCTTTCAAGATGCTCATACCATTTGCTTCCACATATTTTTGCGAGTCAGCATTTTCAGCAATGCTAACCATAAAGAGCAAATCTAGAAACCGTCTGGAAGTAGAAGCTGACCTACGGTGTGCCCTATCTACAACAACtcctaacatcaaaattctggtcagctccaaacaaacacagaaatcgCACTAG
- the LOC137390040 gene encoding peptidoglycan DL-endopeptidase CwlO-like, with the protein MCVKHSKLHNEFHPLHQDVLSIELYKQSRKKLETRYCDTHEKKPLILGCSVCYHVFCASCLNGTKQCVGGVEHQVLVLEELVKVLKVKKDKVKVAAQAKEEKLSELLKSSTRIFVEFERKTEELLELLHRTRDEQLTELQKKYNKLEKELMKERRRSKEQLVEFMEKDVGVRMTDINTLLLLQDAKFRDSHPVDIVSSFSKANRELKRFINKSLPSATLANQRKLSTRVKKRDIELKLEGDVSIYLSEFSLPAKDNPKCERNCLDEKDRNTPSGSSSYKQLSKSSRHQDTTSTSSKTSNSSCCRSSIYLPATATVAIAQLKAQVENRESLTGSDNSPSTAQIHRRPIAHRIEHRSASPLSRIEKYPASQTHEHMATKEKRSMSNSPQRHKRARPNGDAPSSSSSSSSSSNSSDSSSSSSSSSESDY; encoded by the exons ATGTGTGTCAAACATTCCAAG TTGCATAACGAGTTTCACCCTCTACACCAAGACGTTCTCAGCATTGAGCTATATAAACAGAGTCGTAAGAAGTTGGAGACAAGGTACTGCGACACACATGAAAAGAAGCCCCTTATCCTAGGTTGTTCGGTCTGCTATCATGTTTTCTGCGCCTCTTGTTTAAATGGCACTAAACAGTGTGTTGGCG GTGTGGAACATCAAGTCTTAGTCCTAGAAGAGCTGGTAAAAGTGCTGAAAGTTAAAAAAGACAAGGTGAAGGTCGCGGCTCAGGCTAAAGAGGAGAAGTTATCTGAACTACTCAAGTCCAGTACTAGAATATTTGTAGAGTTTGAGAGAAAGACAGAAGAGCTTCTAGAACTGTTACACAGGACCAGAGATGAACAG CTTACAGAACTGCAGAAGAAGTACAATAAACTGGAGAAAGAGCTCATGAAGGAGAGGAGGAGATCGAAGGAGCAGTTGGTAGAGTTTATGGAGAAAGATGTTGGAGTTCGAATGACAGATATTAATACTTTACTTTTGCTGCAGGATGCCAAGTTTAGAGATTCACACCCG GTTGATATTGTGAGCAGTTTTTCCAAGGCTAATAGAGAGCTCAAAAGATTCATCAATAAAAGCCTTCCTTCTGCAACTTTAGCCAATCAGAGAAAACTCTCTACCCGAG TTAAAAAGAGGGATATAGAGCTGAAATTGGAAGGAGATGTTAGTATATATCTGAGTGAATTCTCACTTCCAGCCAAAGATAACCCCAAATGTGAAAGGAACTGTCTcgat GAGAAAGATAGAAATACACCTTCCGGTTCTTCAAGTTACAAACAGCTGTCAAAGTCAAGCAGGCACCAGGACACAACTTCTACTTCTTCGAAAACTTCCAACAGCAGCTGTTGCAGGTCATCTATTTATCTCCCTGCCACTGCAACTGTAGCAATTGCACAATTGAAGGCCCAAGTTGAGAACAGAGAGTCATTAACAGGGTCTGACAACTCTCCATCCACAGCGCAGATTCACAGACGACCCATCGCTCACAGAATTGAACATAGGAGCGCCTCCCCACTCAGTCGTATTGAAAAATATCCTGCCAGCCAAACTCATGAGCATATGGCAACAAAAGAAAAGAGGAGCATGAGCAACTCTCCGCAAAGGCACAAACGTGCTCGACCCAACGGCGACGCTCCatcatcatcatcgtcatcatcCTCCTCCTCTAATAGTTCGGACTCAAGCTCTAGTTCGTCATCTTCGAGTGAATCAGACTATTAG